The following proteins are encoded in a genomic region of Synechococcus sp. CBW1002:
- the rpsE gene encoding 30S ribosomal protein S5, with the protein MTETNDQVQSNAIPGAADVPAAAEGQQQEQRRGGRSDNRGDRKGGRGRDNRRGQERDSEWQERVVQIRRVSKTVKGGKKMSFRAIVVVGNERGQVGVGVGKAGDVIGAVRKGVADGKKHLVKVPLTRHSSIPTLSNGRDGAASVLIRPAAPGTGVIAGGSIRTVLELAGIKNVLAKRLGSKTPLNNARAAMVALQELRTHKETAKERGISLEQIYS; encoded by the coding sequence ATGACCGAAACCAACGATCAAGTTCAATCCAACGCCATCCCGGGCGCTGCCGATGTTCCCGCCGCGGCCGAAGGCCAGCAGCAGGAACAGCGCCGCGGCGGCCGCAGTGACAACCGGGGCGACCGCAAGGGCGGCCGGGGTCGCGACAACCGTCGTGGCCAGGAGCGCGACTCCGAATGGCAGGAGCGCGTCGTTCAGATCCGCCGGGTCTCCAAGACCGTCAAGGGCGGCAAGAAGATGAGCTTCCGGGCCATCGTTGTGGTCGGCAACGAGCGCGGCCAGGTGGGCGTGGGTGTCGGCAAGGCCGGCGACGTGATCGGTGCCGTGCGCAAGGGCGTTGCCGATGGCAAGAAGCACCTGGTCAAGGTGCCCCTCACCCGCCACAGCTCGATCCCCACCCTCAGTAACGGCCGCGACGGCGCTGCCAGCGTGCTGATCCGCCCCGCCGCTCCCGGTACCGGGGTGATCGCAGGCGGCTCGATCCGCACGGTGCTGGAACTCGCCGGCATCAAGAATGTGCTGGCCAAGCGCCTGGGCTCCAAGACGCCGCTCAACAACGCCCGTGCCGCCATGGTGGCCCTGCAAGAGCTGCGCACCCACAAGGAGACCGCCAAGGAGCGTGGCATCTCCCTCGAGCAGATCTACTCCTGA
- the rplF gene encoding 50S ribosomal protein L6 translates to MSRIGKAPIPVPDKVAVSLEGLTVTVKGPKGELSRTLPEGVSIAQDGNTLLVSPVNESRRSRERHGLSRTLVANMVEGVSQGFTRKLEIVGVGYRAALQGKKLVVSAGYSHQVEMVPPDGISFTVENNTTVLVSGADKEVVGNEAAKVRAIRPPEPYKGKGIKYEGERILRKAGKTGKK, encoded by the coding sequence ATGTCACGTATTGGTAAAGCGCCCATCCCCGTTCCCGACAAAGTCGCCGTGAGCCTTGAGGGGCTCACCGTGACCGTGAAGGGTCCTAAGGGAGAACTGAGCCGCACCCTGCCGGAGGGCGTCAGCATCGCCCAGGACGGCAACACTCTTCTGGTGAGTCCCGTCAACGAGAGCCGCCGCTCCCGTGAGCGCCATGGCCTCAGCCGCACCCTCGTCGCCAACATGGTGGAAGGGGTCAGCCAGGGCTTCACCCGCAAGCTCGAGATCGTCGGCGTGGGCTACCGCGCCGCCCTTCAGGGCAAGAAGCTGGTGGTGAGCGCCGGCTACAGCCACCAGGTCGAGATGGTGCCCCCCGACGGCATCAGCTTCACCGTGGAGAACAACACCACCGTGCTGGTCTCCGGTGCTGACAAGGAAGTGGTGGGCAACGAAGCCGCCAAGGTGCGCGCCATTCGTCCGCCGGAGCCCTACAAGGGCAAGGGCATCAAATACGAGGGCGAGCGCATCCTGCGCAAAGCCGGTAAGACCGGCAAGAAATGA
- the secY gene encoding preprotein translocase subunit SecY: protein MLVSRGRNPSAGEILSQLVQAKGLRDRVLITLGLLLLVRLGIYIPVPGIDRVAFQEFLQRGGQLIGFLDIFTGGGLSTLGVFALGILPFINASIILQLLTAALPQLEDLQKNEGEAGRRKIAQITRYVALGWGILQSTVFALILRQYALPGISEPVFVIQTSLALVTGSMVVMWISEVITERGIGQGASLVIFVNIVATLPRALGSTIELAQSGDRSTVGGIVVLVLVFLVTIVGIIFVQEGSRRIPIVSAKRQVGGANLLAARQSYLPLKLNAGGVMPIIFASAVVFLPLTIANVTRNPWLIRIAGYLNPNSSTPWLYALLFFALICGFSFFYASLTVNPVDIASNLKRSGVAIPGVRPGSATALYLSGVQNRLTLLGGLFLGAVAIIPSAVEGATQVRTFQGLGATSLLILVGVAIDTAKQVQTYVISQRYEGLVRQ, encoded by the coding sequence ATGCTCGTCAGCCGGGGCCGCAACCCCAGTGCCGGAGAAATCCTCAGCCAGTTGGTGCAGGCCAAAGGTCTGCGGGACCGGGTGCTGATCACCCTGGGCCTGCTGTTGCTCGTGCGTCTTGGGATCTACATCCCCGTACCGGGCATCGACCGGGTCGCTTTCCAGGAGTTCCTGCAGCGGGGCGGACAGCTGATCGGCTTTCTGGACATCTTCACCGGCGGCGGTCTTTCCACCCTCGGGGTCTTTGCCCTCGGGATCCTGCCCTTCATCAACGCTTCGATCATCCTGCAGTTGCTGACCGCAGCCCTGCCGCAGCTGGAGGATCTTCAGAAGAACGAAGGTGAGGCCGGGCGCCGCAAGATCGCCCAGATCACCCGTTACGTGGCGCTGGGCTGGGGCATTCTCCAGAGCACGGTCTTTGCCCTGATCCTGCGGCAATACGCCCTGCCGGGGATCAGCGAGCCGGTGTTCGTGATCCAGACCTCCCTGGCGCTGGTGACGGGCTCGATGGTGGTGATGTGGATCAGCGAGGTGATCACCGAGCGCGGCATCGGACAGGGGGCCTCCCTGGTGATTTTCGTGAACATCGTCGCCACCCTGCCCCGGGCGCTCGGATCGACGATCGAACTGGCTCAGAGCGGCGACCGTTCCACCGTGGGCGGCATCGTGGTGCTGGTGCTGGTGTTTCTGGTCACGATCGTGGGCATCATCTTCGTGCAGGAGGGCAGCCGCCGCATCCCGATCGTGAGCGCCAAACGCCAGGTGGGAGGAGCCAATCTGCTGGCCGCCCGCCAGAGCTATCTGCCGCTCAAACTCAATGCCGGTGGCGTGATGCCGATCATCTTCGCCTCGGCCGTGGTCTTCCTGCCGCTCACGATCGCCAATGTGACCCGCAATCCCTGGCTGATCCGCATCGCCGGCTATCTCAACCCCAACAGCAGCACCCCCTGGCTGTATGCCCTGCTGTTTTTCGCCCTGATCTGCGGCTTTTCCTTCTTCTACGCCTCTCTCACGGTCAATCCCGTCGACATCGCCAGCAACCTCAAGCGCAGCGGCGTGGCGATTCCCGGCGTACGCCCCGGGTCTGCCACGGCGCTGTATCTCAGTGGTGTCCAGAATCGACTCACCCTGCTGGGCGGCCTCTTTCTGGGGGCCGTGGCGATCATTCCCTCCGCCGTGGAAGGCGCCACCCAGGTGCGGACCTTCCAGGGGCTGGGTGCCACCTCACTGCTGATCCTGGTGGGTGTGGCGATCGACACCGCCAAACAGGTACAGACCTACGTGATCTCCCAGCGCTACGAAGGTCTGGTGCGGCAGTAG
- the rplO gene encoding 50S ribosomal protein L15, with translation MSLNLQSLKPQAGSRRRKLRKGRGIAAGQGASCGFGMRGQKSRSGRPTRPGFEGGQMPLYRRVPKLKHFPLVNPKFFTVVNVSRLADLAAGSVVTLDSLTEAGIVTSPKHPLKILGNGELTVKLTVQAAGFTASARQKIEAAGGSCELVD, from the coding sequence ATGTCGCTCAATCTCCAATCTCTCAAGCCCCAGGCCGGCTCCCGCCGTCGCAAGCTCCGCAAGGGCCGCGGCATCGCCGCCGGCCAGGGCGCCAGCTGCGGCTTCGGCATGCGTGGTCAGAAGTCACGCTCGGGTCGTCCCACCCGCCCTGGCTTCGAGGGCGGTCAGATGCCCCTGTACCGCCGGGTGCCGAAGCTGAAGCACTTCCCGCTGGTGAACCCCAAGTTCTTCACCGTGGTGAATGTGTCCCGCCTCGCCGATCTCGCCGCCGGCAGCGTCGTGACGCTCGACTCCCTTACGGAAGCGGGCATCGTGACCAGCCCCAAGCATCCCCTCAAGATCCTGGGCAACGGCGAGCTCACCGTGAAGCTCACCGTCCAGGCCGCCGGCTTCACCGCCAGTGCCCGCCAGAAGATCGAAGCCGCCGGCGGCAGCTGCGAGCTGGTCGACTGA
- a CDS encoding adenylate kinase, whose amino-acid sequence MKQRLLFLGPPGVGKGTQAQQLAARRELLHLSTGDLLRSEVAAGSELGREAEAVMARGELVSDALVLAIVRNRLQEHTAGWLLDGFPRNTAQAAALGELLEELQQQIELVVLMELDDDLLLQRLLSRGRVDDNETVIRHRLEVYQAQTAPLIDHYRNLGLLESVEASGTVEEIAERIEALVG is encoded by the coding sequence ATGAAGCAACGTCTCCTCTTCCTCGGTCCTCCGGGTGTGGGCAAAGGCACCCAGGCGCAGCAGCTGGCAGCACGCCGCGAGCTGCTGCATCTGTCCACCGGCGACCTGCTGCGCAGCGAAGTGGCGGCTGGCAGTGAACTGGGCCGCGAGGCGGAAGCGGTGATGGCCCGGGGCGAGTTGGTGAGCGATGCCCTGGTGCTGGCGATCGTGCGCAACCGTCTTCAGGAGCACACGGCCGGGTGGCTGCTGGATGGCTTTCCCCGCAACACGGCGCAGGCAGCGGCGCTCGGTGAGCTGCTCGAGGAACTGCAGCAGCAGATCGAACTGGTGGTGCTGATGGAGCTCGATGACGACCTGCTGCTGCAGCGGCTGCTCTCCCGTGGCCGCGTGGACGACAACGAGACGGTGATCCGCCATCGCCTCGAGGTGTATCAGGCCCAGACGGCCCCGCTGATCGACCATTACCGCAACCTGGGACTGCTGGAATCCGTGGAAGCCTCGGGAACGGTGGAGGAGATCGCAGAGCGGATCGAAGCCTTGGTGGGTTGA
- the rplR gene encoding 50S ribosomal protein L18, producing MSTVSRKQQTQKRHRRLRRNLNGTAERPRLAVFRSNNHIYAQVIDDSAQNTLCAASTLDKDLRTSITAAGTCEASVVVGQLVAKRALAKGIQQVVFDRGGNLYHGRVKALADAAREAGLQF from the coding sequence ATGTCCACCGTCTCCCGCAAACAGCAGACCCAGAAGCGCCATCGCCGTCTGCGTCGCAATCTCAATGGCACCGCCGAGCGTCCGCGCCTGGCCGTGTTCCGCTCCAACAATCACATCTACGCCCAGGTCATCGACGACTCCGCCCAGAACACCCTCTGTGCGGCTTCAACCCTCGATAAAGACCTTCGTACCAGCATCACGGCCGCCGGCACCTGCGAAGCTTCCGTCGTCGTCGGTCAGCTGGTCGCCAAGCGTGCCCTCGCCAAGGGCATCCAGCAGGTGGTCTTCGATCGCGGCGGCAACCTGTACCACGGCCGGGTCAAGGCCCTGGCTGACGCCGCCCGGGAAGCGGGCCTTCAGTTCTGA
- the rpmJ gene encoding 50S ribosomal protein L36: MKVRASVKKMCEKCRVIRRHGRVMVICTNPKHKQRQG; this comes from the coding sequence ATGAAGGTGCGTGCCTCAGTCAAGAAAATGTGCGAGAAGTGCCGGGTGATCCGCCGCCACGGCCGGGTGATGGTGATCTGCACCAATCCCAAGCACAAGCAGCGCCAGGGTTGA
- the rpsH gene encoding 30S ribosomal protein S8, whose product MANHDPISDMLTRIRNASEKRHQSTKIPASRMARSIAKVLQQEGFIAEISEAGEGVESHLVLELKYSGKHRQPTIRSVQRVSKPGLRIYKNTRQLPKVLGGLGVAIISTSKGVMSDRDARKQGVGGEVLCYVY is encoded by the coding sequence ATGGCCAATCACGACCCGATTTCCGACATGCTCACCCGCATTCGCAATGCGAGTGAGAAGCGTCACCAAAGCACCAAGATTCCCGCCTCCCGCATGGCGCGCAGCATCGCCAAGGTGCTGCAGCAGGAAGGTTTCATCGCCGAGATCTCCGAAGCGGGTGAAGGCGTTGAGAGCCATCTCGTGCTCGAACTCAAGTACAGCGGTAAGCACCGCCAGCCCACGATCCGCTCCGTGCAGCGGGTGAGCAAGCCCGGCCTGCGCATCTACAAGAACACCCGCCAGCTTCCCAAGGTGCTGGGCGGCCTGGGTGTGGCGATCATCTCCACCTCCAAGGGTGTGATGAGCGACCGTGACGCCCGCAAGCAGGGCGTCGGCGGCGAAGTGCTCTGCTACGTCTACTGA